A section of the Oncorhynchus gorbuscha isolate QuinsamMale2020 ecotype Even-year linkage group LG06, OgorEven_v1.0, whole genome shotgun sequence genome encodes:
- the LOC124037140 gene encoding uncharacterized protein LOC124037140, translating to MSGKIKSRIAANADLLSGSVSCDERILRDCHQLYIDADSGLVAVAQSVGVTLLAPRKKITVMLMGNHSAGKSSFINWYVEEHIQRTGVAIETQGFSFVTSGRKRESLTGNATLHLYPHFKPLHEIKGVSEYLGTEICTSRQKRFSLVTFVDSPGLVDGDMKYPFDVDQAIMWLGELCDLIMVFFDPMGQALCKRTLNIVEKLNEKHGDRLRLYLSKADEAGGESDRQRVMMQIVQELCKRPGLNKCGFDMPTIYVPNPNKPSRCVNQIEEACLTIEKTINQTVQNTLNSLEKDCELITEAIADTLSQDRQTSVDNRRARCKGCLLALLGFSVPFMLMAALVLGSFSKELLEMALGDDGIEALSLYLAPVVRVFVSMSVEYQLYSCGGLIFLSFLLLILARFSFRTQPTLSGRQKRQLQEKMDYVQEVVKTKKKKLYEEYLRQSVGDQDMD from the exons GGCTGGTAGCAGTGGCCCAGTCAGTTGGCGTGACTCTGCTGGCACCCAGGAAAAAGATCACGGTCATGTTGATGGGCAACCACTCTGCCGGCAAGAGCTCCTTCATCAACTG GTATGTGGAGGAGCACATCCAGCGCACAGGAGTGGCCATTGAGACGCAAGGCTTCAGCTTTGTTACTAGTGGCCGCAAGAGAGAGTCTCTCACA GGAAATGCCACGCTGCACCTTTACCCACACTTCAAACCGCTACACGAGATCAAGG GTGTGTCTGAGTACCTGGGCACTGAGATCTGCACATCGCGGCAGAAACGCTTCAGCCTAGTGACGTTTGTGGACTCTCCTGGCCTGGTGGACGGGGACATGAAGTACCCCTTTGATGTGGACCAGGCCATCATGTGGCTGG gcGAGCTGTGTGATCTCATCATGGTGTTCTTTGACCCCATGGGCCAGGCGCTGTGCAAGCGCACCCTCAACATCGTGGAGAAGCTCAACGAGAAGCACGGTGACCGCCTGCGCTTGTACCTCAGCAAGGCCGACGAGGCCGGGGGAGAGTcggacagacag AGGGTGATGATGCAGATAGTCCAGGAGCTGTGCAAGCGGCCGGGACTCAACAAGTGTGGCTTTGACATGCCTACCATCTATGTTCCCAACCCCAACAAG CCCAGTCGCTGTGTGAACCAGATTGAGGAGGCATGTCTCACCATCGAGAAGACCATCAACCAGACAGTCCAGAACACACTCAACTCACTAGAGAAGGACTGTGAGCTTATCACTGAGGCCATTGCAGATACACTCAGCCAAGACAG gcaGACCAGTGTAGATAACCGGCGGGCGCGCTGTAAGGGCTGTTTGTTGGCTCTTCTGGGCTTCAGTGTCCCCTTCATGCTGATGGCAGCCCTGGTGCTGGGCAGCTTCTCCAAAGAGCTGCTAGAGATGGCCCTGGGGGATGACGGCATTgaggccctctctctctacctg GCTCCTGTAGTGAGAGTGTTTGTCTCCATGTCCGTGGAGTACCAGCTCTACAGTTGTGGCGGActcatcttcctctccttcctactcctcatccTTGCCCGCTTCTCCTTCAG GACTCAGCCCACTCTCTCTGGCCGACAGAAGAGGCAGCTACAGGAAAAGATGGATTATGTGCAGGAGGTGGTGAAGACAAagaag AAGAAGCTCTATGAGGAATACCTTCGCCAGAGTGTGGGTGATCAAGATATGGACTGA